CAATGAAGCCTCCAATCAGAACCCAATGGGAATTGCCAATCCACTTGAAGTGAAGGTCCCACATAGTTCTTTTCCGGGCTTGCTTACAGATCGGAGCACAAATTCTGTCTCTTCTCATGAAAATGAAACTTCAAGATCTAATGTCAGCTCTTCAAATGCATCATATAGCAGCCGAACAGAGAAGGTTATTAGCAATTTTCTGCAGAGTCCACTTGTGAAAGACGAAGACAGTACAGCAAATGAGCTGGTAAGtgaagatgaatacacttttcttAAAACACTATAGGTTAAGCGGAATTTTGTGAGGTGTCCTTGTATTTGTTGTATATGGTGCTAAGGATGAGATTGAAAATTGTTGATGGAAATATGAGGTTGctaataatcaaaatatattagttgtaATTCCTGTACTTCTTTATTTGCAGTCTGAGCGTTTGAGATCAGAGAACAACCTTCTTCATATTGTAAGCTTTCACTTTTGTCTATTTACACTACTTATTAATGATGTTCTCTACAGAATATGACTTATGTTGATGTTTCTATGTTTATATGGCATGTGAAGTACTGAAATACTTTTGCTGCATTGTAGGTGTTGAAACACCAGCAAGTGATTGATGAGCTCACGCAGGAAAATGTAAAGCTTCGTGAGATACTTGTGAAAGACTTGAAAGTCTCGCCCAGTAAACTCCAAACCAGCTACTCTAGTGGAAGTAAGTTTCCAAGTACTGATTGTTTTGAGTGCCGTAGAAAACAAAGGAGAAGACGATAAATTCAATACAATGTCTCTCTCTTCTTACTTTTTTCTTTATGATGAATGAAAAGGAATATCTTACATATTTTATCTACATCACCCAAGCAGTTAAATCAAGAAGCTGACCTGCTCTCTTTGACTCCGCAAATTTGCcacttatttttgattgttttatgaaTGCCTTTTGCCACATGCAATTAGGTAGCATGTGGATTAGCTTAAAGCCACTAAAATATATGTAGGATGCTGGAAACAGATAGCTATTCTTGTTTATAGCTCCTCAATGCCTGTAACATGTACTTGTTTCTGTAATTCATTTAcctgaaagtcaaatagcattgGAAAGACAAGTATGAACAGTGTCTATTAATTTGAGTGAAAATTTTACATCATAGCTGTAACAATTAATAACTGATAAACCTTCATTTCGCCATACTCACTGTTCCTTAAACCTCAAATACACGCACGAGCCTCCAAAATCAAGGACAAAACGatacaaaaaaaatgaacaaTAATGTAAAATGTATTAAAATGCAATAATAAAGAATGCACactggtattttttttttttttaatctacaaCACATGGTGAAAGGCAAATGGGCCATCAATTTAGAAGAGGAGTGCTACACTCCCAACCAGTGCCACCATGGCCATGCTACTTCCATGCACAAAAGCACTTGATGGAGCAGGTGTCGATTCAACAGAAGGTTCAGAAGCTGGTGATGACACTGGCCCCGGTCCCACAGGTGCAGGGGGAGAGGCAGGCATATCAGGTGCTGCTGGGGTTGGTGATGAGTTAACTGATGGACCAGGGCTCATTGTTGGATCAAATGCCACTGGTGCTGGTGGTGACATAACCGGAGCCACGGGGGACGAGGGGGCTACAATGCTAGAAGGTGGCATTGTGGGTGCTTGAGCAGCAGAGAGGGACAGGAATGTAA
The Capsicum annuum cultivar UCD-10X-F1 chromosome 6, UCD10Xv1.1, whole genome shotgun sequence DNA segment above includes these coding regions:
- the LOC107872924 gene encoding uncharacterized protein LOC107872924 isoform X2; its protein translation is MKFEDFWKPKEKEPKNTSAIPMLNQVMTATRGATDAFSGVGRHVNNSLRKVGAKNIEAGIGCGVGFGHGFGVGLAVKRGVVEQIQLYLIQAMTKLMMKSGMSTSLSVGEGILPASLQAGMKTVNEASNQNPMGIANPLEVKVPHSSFPGLLTDRSTNSVSSHENETSRSNVSSSNASYSSRTEKVISNFLQSPLVKDEDSTANELSERLRSENNLLHIVLKHQQVIDELTQENVKLREILVKDLKVSPSKLQTSYSSGSKFPSTDCFECRRKQRRRR